Proteins encoded in a region of the Alphaproteobacteria bacterium genome:
- a CDS encoding LysR family transcriptional regulator, producing the protein MSGSVSSAAPQLRVLLGAATAMGPGKAALIDAIDRTGSISAAARDMGMSYRRAWDLVETMNQCFVKPLVETATGGRGGGGAQVTDFGREVVRRYRVMESKAARSVTADMAALEGLMRG; encoded by the coding sequence ATGAGCGGGTCGGTCAGTTCGGCGGCGCCGCAGTTGCGGGTGTTGCTGGGGGCGGCCACGGCGATGGGCCCCGGCAAAGCGGCCTTGATCGATGCGATCGACCGCACCGGCTCGATTTCCGCCGCCGCCCGCGATATGGGGATGTCCTACCGCCGCGCCTGGGACCTCGTTGAGACGATGAATCAATGCTTCGTCAAGCCGCTGGTCGAGACGGCCACAGGGGGGCGGGGCGGCGGCGGCGCGCAGGTGACGGACTTCGGCCGTGAAGTTGTGCGGCGTTACCGTGTAATGGAGAGTAAGGCAGCCCGCAGCGTTACGGCAGACATGGCAGCGCTAGAAGGATTGATGCGGGGATAG
- the fdhF gene encoding formate dehydrogenase subunit alpha, producing the protein MTVSFTLDGRDVAADDGETIWQVAAREGVALPHLCYSTTSGYRADGNCRACMVEIDGERTLAASCIRKPTEGMNVHSASARATAARRGVMELLLADQPPRDRAYDADSTFWSMADATGVGSSRYPASLRPSPDTSHPAMAVRLDACIHCGLCVRACREVQVNDVIAMAHRGPHSQIVFDVGDPMGASTCVGCGECVQACPTGALAPAKEALTATIDRKVDSVCPYCGVGCQLTYHVKDDSLVYVSGRDGPANKGRLCVKGRFGFDYVSHPQRLKVPLIRKEGVAKALHPDVDPVDPRSHFREATWDEALDVAARGLSAIRDSKGGAGLAGFGSAKGSNEEAYLFQKLVRAGFGTNNVDHCTRLCHASSVAALIETIGSGAVTAPFAEVKNTDVIVVIGSNTSVNHPVAATFFKNAVKNGTELIVLDPRGEALGRHATHMVQFKPGTDVALLNAIMHVIVEEDLVDRPYIASHTDGFDAMRDHLQAFSPEAMSEVCGVPPDTLREVARIYGRASAAMIFWGMGISQHIHGTDNARCLISLALMCGQIGRPGTGLHPLRGQNNVQGASDVGLIPMFFPDYTSVEDPAAHSRFEALWEAELDPKKGLTVVEITDAIHDGTIEGMYIMGENPAMSDPNLNHTRAALAKLKHLVVQDIFLTETACYADVILPASAFPEKDGTFTNTDRRVQLGRHALPLPGDAKQDLWIIQELARRLGLDWRYDHPRDVFREMRTCMPSIKGITWERLEREGAVTYPCDDETHAGHDVIFADGFPTPSKRGRFVPAAIIAPDEPTDPEYPLILSTGRLLEHWHTGAMTRRADVLDDLEPEAHAHLSPNDIEALGLSVGQRVRLKTRRGAIEIAIRIDSGVPEGMVFMPFCYAEAAANLLTNPALDPFGKIPEFKYCAAKIEPVMAG; encoded by the coding sequence ATGACCGTCTCGTTCACCCTCGATGGACGGGACGTCGCGGCGGACGACGGGGAAACCATTTGGCAAGTCGCCGCGCGCGAAGGCGTCGCCCTCCCACACCTGTGTTATTCGACGACTTCAGGCTACCGCGCCGACGGCAATTGCCGCGCCTGCATGGTTGAGATCGACGGCGAACGCACTTTGGCCGCGTCGTGCATCCGCAAGCCAACCGAAGGCATGAATGTACACAGCGCAAGTGCCCGCGCGACGGCGGCGCGTCGAGGCGTGATGGAGTTGCTGCTGGCGGATCAACCGCCGCGGGACCGCGCCTACGACGCCGACAGCACCTTTTGGAGCATGGCCGACGCGACCGGCGTTGGATCCAGCCGCTACCCGGCGAGCCTTCGGCCGAGTCCCGACACCTCGCACCCGGCAATGGCCGTCCGCCTCGACGCCTGCATCCATTGCGGCTTGTGTGTGCGGGCGTGCCGCGAGGTCCAGGTCAACGACGTGATCGCGATGGCGCACCGCGGACCCCATAGCCAAATCGTGTTCGACGTTGGCGATCCGATGGGGGCCAGCACCTGTGTCGGGTGCGGCGAGTGCGTTCAGGCCTGCCCGACCGGCGCGCTCGCCCCCGCCAAGGAAGCCCTCACCGCCACGATCGACCGCAAGGTCGACAGCGTTTGTCCCTATTGCGGCGTCGGTTGCCAACTGACCTACCATGTCAAGGACGACTCACTGGTCTATGTGAGCGGACGCGACGGCCCGGCAAATAAGGGGCGCCTATGCGTCAAAGGGCGATTTGGCTTCGACTACGTTAGCCACCCCCAGCGGCTCAAGGTTCCGTTGATTCGCAAGGAGGGTGTCGCCAAAGCCCTGCATCCCGATGTCGATCCAGTCGATCCCCGCTCCCACTTCCGCGAGGCCACCTGGGACGAGGCCTTGGATGTCGCGGCAAGGGGATTATCCGCCATCCGCGATTCCAAGGGCGGCGCCGGCCTCGCGGGGTTTGGCAGCGCTAAAGGCTCGAACGAAGAAGCCTATCTCTTTCAAAAACTCGTGCGCGCCGGGTTCGGCACCAACAATGTCGATCACTGCACGCGGCTGTGCCATGCCTCGTCGGTCGCAGCCTTGATCGAAACCATCGGTTCCGGCGCGGTCACGGCGCCCTTTGCCGAAGTCAAGAATACCGATGTGATCGTCGTGATCGGCTCCAACACCTCGGTCAATCACCCCGTCGCGGCGACCTTTTTCAAGAACGCGGTCAAGAACGGGACGGAACTGATTGTACTCGACCCTCGTGGCGAAGCCCTGGGTCGCCACGCGACGCACATGGTTCAATTCAAGCCGGGCACCGATGTTGCGCTGTTGAACGCAATCATGCACGTGATCGTCGAAGAGGATCTGGTCGACCGACCCTATATCGCCAGCCATACCGACGGCTTCGATGCGATGCGCGATCATCTCCAAGCGTTCTCGCCCGAAGCGATGTCGGAAGTGTGCGGCGTTCCGCCCGATACCTTGCGCGAGGTCGCCCGCATCTATGGCCGAGCGAGTGCAGCGATGATCTTCTGGGGCATGGGAATCAGCCAACACATTCACGGCACCGACAACGCCCGCTGCTTAATTTCATTGGCCTTGATGTGCGGGCAAATCGGGCGGCCTGGTACCGGGCTTCATCCGCTACGGGGCCAAAACAACGTACAAGGGGCGTCCGATGTCGGATTGATCCCGATGTTCTTCCCCGACTACACCAGCGTCGAAGACCCCGCCGCCCACAGCCGCTTCGAAGCCCTATGGGAAGCCGAACTCGACCCAAAGAAAGGACTGACCGTCGTCGAAATCACCGACGCCATTCACGACGGAACCATCGAGGGGATGTACATCATGGGCGAGAACCCAGCGATGTCAGACCCTAATCTAAACCACACTCGGGCCGCCCTGGCGAAGCTGAAACACCTCGTCGTTCAGGATATTTTCTTGACGGAGACGGCATGTTACGCCGACGTCATTTTGCCTGCCTCAGCTTTTCCCGAAAAAGACGGCACCTTCACAAACACCGACCGCCGCGTGCAGTTGGGCCGCCATGCGCTGCCGCTGCCGGGTGACGCGAAGCAAGACCTTTGGATCATTCAGGAACTGGCGCGGCGACTTGGTCTCGACTGGCGCTACGACCATCCGCGCGACGTGTTTCGCGAAATGCGCACATGCATGCCCTCGATCAAGGGAATTACCTGGGAACGGTTGGAGCGCGAAGGCGCGGTAACCTATCCGTGCGACGACGAGACCCATGCCGGCCACGACGTGATATTTGCCGACGGATTTCCGACGCCGAGCAAGCGCGGCCGATTCGTACCGGCGGCCATCATCGCTCCGGACGAGCCGACCGATCCCGAGTACCCGCTTATTCTCAGCACCGGTCGATTGCTGGAACATTGGCACACCGGCGCAATGACCCGGCGTGCCGATGTGCTTGACGATCTCGAACCCGAGGCCCATGCCCATCTTTCCCCTAACGACATCGAGGCCCTGGGTCTTTCCGTCGGCCAAAGAGTCCGCCTGAAAACCCGGCGCGGCGCGATCGAAATTGCCATACGCATCGATTCTGGAGTCCCGGAAGGCATGGTTTTCATGCCGTTCTGCTATGCCGAGGCCGCCGCGAACCTATTGACCAATCCGGCGCTCGACCCCTTCGGCAAAATCCCCGAGTTCAAGTACTGCGCGGCGAAGATTGAACCCGTAATGGCAGGCTAA
- a CDS encoding NAD(P)H-dependent oxidoreductase subunit E → MNLEQKTAAHPGKRRRKGRHAERGRQPTAQALREIAAVLDGAAPDRHLLLEYLHRIQDRYSGISAQHIAALAHHMRLSMAEIYEVASFYAHLDVHREDEEAPPPITVRVCDSLSCQLAGAEALFFDLSQTTPADVRVVRAPCMGRCDAAPVAEVGRNHIVRATSQAVGAAIAASETAPASVARASTQPDSDYGMYDDCMAGKRSAAKVIETLDSAGLRGLGGAGFPAARKWRFVLAEPKPRILAVNADEGEPGTFKDRHYLETEPRRVLEGALIAAWAIEAQDIYIYLRDEYPCLLEVLHHEIATLQASGRSLPRITVRRGAGAYICGEESAMLESIEGNRPLPRHRPPFPAQVGLFGRPTLAHNVETLYWIPHILEKGAAWFAGQGTNGCVGPRSYSVSGRVRLPGVKLAPAGITVRALIEEHCGGMQDGHTFAAYLPGGASGGILPARLCDIPLDFGQLEPHGAFIGSAAVIVLSDKDDMRAAALNLMRFFADESCGQCTPCRVGTEKAGALMKDGPWDASLLSDLGHVMRDASICGLGQAAPNVFETLMRYFPESTR, encoded by the coding sequence GTGAACCTTGAGCAAAAAACCGCGGCGCACCCCGGCAAGCGGCGGCGAAAGGGACGCCACGCCGAACGGGGGCGCCAGCCAACCGCACAGGCCTTGCGGGAAATCGCGGCGGTGCTGGACGGAGCAGCGCCGGACCGGCATTTGTTGCTCGAGTACCTCCATCGCATCCAGGACCGGTATTCAGGCATTTCGGCCCAACATATCGCCGCGCTGGCTCACCACATGCGCCTGTCGATGGCTGAGATCTACGAGGTCGCGAGTTTCTACGCCCACCTCGACGTTCACCGCGAAGACGAGGAAGCGCCACCGCCAATCACCGTGCGCGTTTGCGACAGTCTCTCGTGCCAGTTGGCCGGTGCCGAAGCGCTATTTTTCGATCTGTCGCAGACGACGCCCGCCGATGTCCGCGTCGTCCGCGCACCCTGCATGGGCCGCTGCGACGCCGCGCCAGTCGCGGAAGTCGGGCGTAATCATATTGTTAGGGCAACGAGCCAGGCTGTCGGGGCGGCGATTGCCGCCAGTGAAACGGCCCCGGCCTCAGTTGCTCGGGCAAGCACTCAACCTGACTCCGACTATGGGATGTACGACGATTGTATGGCCGGCAAGAGGTCCGCTGCCAAGGTGATCGAGACATTGGATTCCGCGGGACTACGCGGGCTTGGCGGTGCCGGATTTCCGGCGGCACGCAAGTGGCGGTTTGTCCTCGCCGAACCGAAGCCGCGCATCCTCGCCGTTAATGCCGACGAAGGCGAACCAGGCACATTCAAGGATCGGCACTACCTCGAAACCGAACCACGGCGCGTTCTCGAAGGTGCCTTGATCGCCGCTTGGGCGATCGAGGCGCAGGACATCTACATCTATCTTCGCGATGAGTATCCCTGCCTGCTGGAGGTCCTGCACCACGAAATCGCGACGCTCCAAGCATCGGGGCGATCCCTCCCCCGGATCACCGTGCGGCGCGGGGCCGGCGCCTACATTTGCGGCGAAGAGTCGGCAATGTTGGAAAGCATCGAGGGCAACCGCCCCCTGCCCCGGCACCGGCCACCGTTTCCAGCCCAGGTCGGTTTGTTCGGACGCCCAACCCTCGCCCACAACGTCGAGACGCTCTATTGGATTCCGCATATTCTGGAAAAGGGCGCAGCTTGGTTCGCGGGTCAGGGAACCAACGGGTGCGTCGGACCGCGCAGCTATTCGGTGTCGGGTCGCGTGCGTTTGCCCGGGGTTAAACTTGCACCGGCCGGGATCACGGTCCGCGCCCTCATCGAGGAACATTGTGGCGGGATGCAAGACGGGCATACCTTCGCTGCCTATCTACCTGGCGGCGCGTCGGGTGGCATCCTACCGGCGCGGCTCTGCGACATCCCGTTAGACTTCGGCCAGTTGGAACCGCATGGCGCATTCATCGGATCGGCCGCGGTGATCGTCCTGTCCGACAAGGACGATATGCGCGCCGCCGCGTTGAACCTGATGCGCTTCTTTGCAGACGAAAGCTGCGGGCAATGTACGCCCTGCCGCGTCGGCACCGAAAAGGCCGGCGCCCTGATGAAAGACGGACCTTGGGATGCATCGCTCTTAAGCGACCTCGGGCACGTCATGCGGGATGCGTCGATCTGCGGTCTGGGCCAAGCCGCCCCCAACGTGTTCGAAACACTGATGCGGTATTTCCCGGAGTCGACGCGATGA
- a CDS encoding DUF3553 domain-containing protein: MTILLEPGAYVRHPDRPDWGIGQVQSAIGARVTVNFQNAGKQLINVEVIALTILDEDDLS, from the coding sequence GTGACAATCCTTTTGGAGCCGGGCGCCTATGTTAGACACCCCGATCGCCCGGACTGGGGCATCGGCCAGGTTCAATCGGCAATCGGTGCGCGCGTAACGGTAAACTTCCAGAACGCTGGAAAACAGCTCATCAATGTCGAGGTCATAGCGCTGACCATATTGGACGAGGACGACCTGTCGTGA
- a CDS encoding histidine phosphotransferase family protein, with protein MDDIDFGALLAARLCHDVISPVSAARNGIAMALEEDDAEMRAQAMELTADGLADAVDKLKVYRLAYGVAGPGTTLVETRKATESLFSRGRVRVEWAEGADPGPEGVRLLANMVLLGAEGVARGGVVTVAPSATVLTVNAEGNRAGFSDEILAALENTVEESSLVPRQIQVVLAKTLAQRLGLGLEYTIMTGRVALTVRLPGP; from the coding sequence ATGGACGATATCGACTTTGGTGCCTTGCTCGCCGCGCGCCTGTGCCACGACGTGATCAGCCCGGTCAGTGCGGCGCGCAACGGCATTGCGATGGCGCTGGAGGAAGACGATGCAGAAATGCGCGCCCAAGCGATGGAACTGACAGCCGATGGGTTGGCCGATGCCGTCGACAAGCTCAAGGTCTACCGGCTTGCGTACGGCGTTGCAGGGCCGGGCACCACCCTCGTTGAAACGCGGAAGGCGACGGAAAGCCTATTCTCGCGGGGCCGGGTCCGGGTGGAATGGGCTGAGGGCGCCGATCCCGGTCCCGAAGGCGTCCGACTCTTGGCCAACATGGTTTTACTCGGCGCCGAGGGGGTGGCCCGCGGTGGGGTCGTGACGGTGGCGCCCTCCGCGACGGTTCTCACGGTAAACGCGGAAGGGAACCGCGCCGGTTTCTCCGACGAAATCTTGGCGGCGTTGGAAAATACCGTCGAGGAGTCAAGCCTGGTGCCGCGGCAAATTCAGGTAGTCCTCGCCAAGACCCTGGCGCAACGGCTGGGGCTGGGGCTCGAATACACCATCATGACAGGTCGGGTGGCGTTGACGGTCCGCCTTCCGGGGCCCTAA
- a CDS encoding response regulator transcription factor, whose amino-acid sequence MRVLLVEDDLAMARSIEMMLNGEGFNVYATDMGEEGLDLGKIYDYDIIVLDLNLPDMHGYDVLKKLRSAKIETPILILSGMSESDDKVKGLVFGADDYLTKPFDKGELVARIHAVVRRARGHAQSSIAVGDLEIDLDGKSVAVAGTPVHLTGKEYGILELLALRKGTTLTKEMFLNHLYGGMDEPELKIIDVFVCKLRKKLATASGGNNFIETVWGRGYVLREQGNEKLQTVSAA is encoded by the coding sequence ATGCGGGTACTCCTGGTAGAAGACGATCTGGCGATGGCGCGAAGCATCGAAATGATGCTGAACGGCGAAGGCTTTAACGTCTACGCGACCGATATGGGCGAGGAAGGCCTCGACCTGGGCAAGATCTACGACTACGACATTATCGTCTTGGATCTCAACCTGCCGGACATGCACGGCTATGACGTGCTCAAGAAACTCCGCAGCGCAAAGATCGAGACCCCCATCCTGATCCTCTCCGGCATGTCCGAGTCCGACGACAAGGTCAAAGGCCTAGTGTTCGGCGCGGACGACTACTTGACCAAACCCTTCGACAAAGGCGAGTTGGTCGCCCGTATCCACGCCGTGGTTCGTCGCGCCCGCGGCCATGCCCAATCGTCAATTGCGGTCGGCGATCTTGAGATCGATCTCGACGGCAAGTCCGTCGCGGTTGCCGGCACGCCCGTTCACCTGACCGGCAAGGAGTACGGCATTCTCGAACTCCTAGCGCTGCGCAAGGGCACGACCTTGACCAAGGAAATGTTCCTCAACCACCTCTACGGCGGGATGGACGAACCGGAGCTCAAGATTATCGACGTTTTTGTGTGCAAACTGCGCAAAAAGCTGGCGACGGCCTCCGGCGGGAACAACTTCATCGAAACCGTTTGGGGCCGCGGCTACGTGTTGCGCGAACAAGGCAACGAGAAATTGCAGACCGTCTCGGCCGCCTAG
- the fliI gene encoding flagellar protein export ATPase FliI produces MKSVIDEIDRIPVVTRYGRVSSVQGLLVEVAGIQNEVSIGSRCMIENRRDVDVAAEVVGFRDDHALLMPFRALDGVGLGCRVVIGESDPVVYPNRGWLGRVVNALGEPVDGKGPLPRGVDAYPLRAAPPPAHSRRRVGAKLDLGVRSINTFITCCRGQRMGIFSGSGIGKSVLLSMLSRYTQSDVNVIGLVGERGREVTEFVQDILGEEGLKKSVVVVATSDESALLRRQAAFLTLTLSEYFRDQEDDVLCLMDSVTRFAMAQREIGLSGGEPPASRGYTPTVFAELPKLLERAGPGEGPGTITGLFTVLVEGDDHNEPISDAVRAILDGHIVLDRTIAERGRFPPINVLRSVSRTMPRCNTPEETAQIGRARTLISTYEGMAEMIRLGAYRTGSDPVVDSAIRLYPALEDFLSQGIDDSADFSSGFDRLDEILAQADAADEAA; encoded by the coding sequence GTGAAAAGCGTCATTGATGAAATAGACCGCATCCCGGTGGTGACCCGCTATGGCCGGGTCAGCTCGGTGCAGGGCCTCTTGGTCGAGGTCGCGGGCATCCAGAACGAGGTATCGATCGGCTCGCGCTGCATGATCGAGAACCGGCGCGATGTTGATGTCGCGGCGGAAGTCGTCGGATTTCGGGACGACCACGCCCTCTTGATGCCGTTCCGGGCACTAGACGGTGTTGGTCTTGGGTGTCGTGTGGTCATCGGCGAATCGGACCCGGTAGTCTATCCCAACCGGGGATGGCTCGGGCGCGTCGTTAACGCACTGGGCGAACCGGTCGACGGCAAGGGCCCGCTGCCGCGCGGTGTCGACGCCTATCCGCTGCGCGCCGCACCGCCGCCTGCGCATAGTCGACGCCGTGTCGGAGCCAAGCTCGACCTAGGGGTGCGCTCGATCAACACCTTCATTACCTGCTGCCGCGGTCAGCGCATGGGTATCTTCTCCGGGTCGGGTATCGGTAAGTCGGTACTCTTGTCGATGCTGTCGCGCTACACCCAGTCGGACGTCAACGTGATCGGACTGGTCGGCGAACGCGGCCGCGAGGTAACCGAATTCGTCCAGGACATTCTGGGCGAGGAAGGTCTCAAGAAAAGCGTCGTGGTTGTGGCGACGTCCGACGAATCCGCATTATTGCGGCGCCAAGCCGCGTTCCTGACCCTCACGCTGTCGGAATACTTCCGCGACCAAGAGGACGATGTTCTGTGTCTGATGGACAGTGTCACCCGGTTCGCAATGGCGCAGCGCGAAATCGGTCTGTCCGGCGGCGAACCTCCCGCCAGCCGTGGTTATACGCCAACCGTGTTTGCCGAGTTGCCCAAGTTGTTGGAGCGGGCCGGGCCCGGCGAGGGGCCCGGTACCATCACGGGGTTGTTCACGGTGTTGGTCGAAGGCGACGACCACAACGAGCCGATTTCGGATGCTGTGCGCGCCATTCTCGACGGTCATATCGTTTTGGATCGGACCATTGCAGAGCGCGGACGCTTTCCACCGATCAATGTGCTGCGCAGCGTCTCGCGAACGATGCCGCGTTGCAACACGCCCGAAGAAACCGCGCAGATCGGTCGGGCGCGGACCTTGATCTCTACCTATGAAGGGATGGCCGAAATGATTCGTCTCGGTGCTTACCGAACGGGTTCCGATCCGGTCGTCGACAGCGCGATTCGTCTATATCCGGCATTGGAAGACTTCCTGTCGCAAGGTATCGACGATTCCGCCGATTTCAGTTCCGGCTTCGATCGTCTTGACGAGATCCTCGCCCAGGCCGATGCTGCCGACGAGGCTGCATGA
- the fliJ gene encoding flagellar export protein FliJ translates to MSALPTLIRVAKWNMEEKRRTLVALETMMSNFNARLRALEKELEREQSAARHNDEALVFYGNYARGVIDRRDTILRSIGELQGQLDAAHQDVTEAFQEVRRYEIVLERQQEREAAEQLRRDQNTLDETSMELYRRHTKQQLRDDRTRRMSMSK, encoded by the coding sequence ATGAGCGCGCTCCCGACGCTCATCCGCGTTGCCAAATGGAACATGGAAGAAAAGCGGCGGACGCTGGTTGCCCTCGAAACGATGATGAGCAACTTTAACGCCCGTCTACGCGCGCTCGAAAAAGAACTCGAACGCGAGCAGAGCGCCGCGCGGCACAACGACGAGGCGTTGGTGTTTTACGGCAACTACGCCCGAGGCGTGATCGATCGCCGCGACACTATTTTACGTTCGATCGGCGAATTGCAGGGTCAACTGGACGCTGCCCACCAGGATGTCACCGAAGCCTTCCAGGAAGTGCGCCGCTACGAAATCGTGCTCGAGCGACAGCAAGAGCGTGAGGCTGCGGAACAATTACGTCGGGATCAGAACACACTCGACGAAACGTCGATGGAGCTCTACCGACGCCACACCAAGCAGCAGCTACGCGACGATCGCACCAGGCGTATGTCGATGTCCAAGTAG
- a CDS encoding MinD/ParA family protein, whose translation MNGAVRKVVDFPVALGRNVVTVASGKGGVGKTWFATTLAHAFARAGDRVLLIDGDLGLANIDVQLGISPQWDLSSVLSGRVRLSQAISPYEDGGFDVLAGRSGSGVLSTAGREKLLGLRQAIYKIAARYDRVLLDLGAGIDASVRLLIGGNGTILAVTTSEPTALTDAYAFIKVARMKYPQGDIRLVVNSAETVQDGKRTYATLASACRNFLKIDLPLSGIILRDRHVRDAILHQTPILTRHPTTPASVCVESVCHRLRADR comes from the coding sequence GTGAACGGCGCGGTGCGCAAAGTTGTCGACTTTCCGGTCGCGCTGGGCCGCAACGTCGTCACCGTGGCTTCGGGCAAAGGGGGCGTCGGCAAAACATGGTTTGCGACAACCCTCGCCCATGCCTTTGCCCGCGCCGGTGACCGCGTACTCTTGATCGACGGCGATCTCGGACTGGCAAATATCGACGTGCAGCTCGGGATATCCCCGCAGTGGGACCTTAGCAGCGTGTTGAGCGGTCGCGTTCGCCTCAGTCAAGCGATTTCACCATATGAGGACGGCGGGTTCGACGTCCTCGCTGGGCGATCGGGTTCGGGCGTGTTGTCGACGGCGGGTCGCGAGAAACTGCTCGGCCTGCGTCAGGCAATCTACAAGATCGCCGCCCGCTACGACCGAGTCTTGCTCGACCTAGGCGCCGGTATAGACGCCTCGGTCCGCCTGCTCATTGGCGGCAACGGCACGATTCTCGCCGTCACGACCAGCGAGCCGACGGCCCTCACCGACGCCTACGCGTTTATCAAAGTTGCCCGGATGAAATATCCGCAAGGCGACATTCGGCTGGTCGTCAACAGTGCCGAAACGGTTCAGGACGGCAAACGCACCTACGCCACCCTCGCCAGCGCCTGCCGTAATTTCTTGAAGATCGACCTGCCGCTCTCGGGCATCATCCTGCGCGACCGACACGTTCGCGACGCCATCCTGCACCAGACCCCGATATTGACGCGCCACCCGACAACTCCCGCGAGCGTTTGTGTCGAAAGCGTCTGTCATCGCTTGCGGGCCGACCGATGA
- a CDS encoding GTP-binding protein, which produces MRLRTFTAATLDDAIAQVRDELGEDAVIVSTYQSRRGRGAQVTAALDEPSDERAFTDQVVGEEALEPDDEVAQVLRFHRLEESLATRLARDARAVTRDDTVMALAGALDSRMSFAALPVADAAPIMFVGPPGGGKTVTVIKAAARAVLKGFSVHIITTDTVRSGAFEQLAALAAMMDVPLDAAETPADLAAAIQAAEHADLILIDTPGTNPFARTEVDDLSTFAKVCSAQQVLVLAAGADSADLAEAAEVFASAGASALHITRLDCARRYGGIVTAAIAGGLPLAEVSASPFIANGLSPLNPVSLARLMTETAFKVSELQRRAAS; this is translated from the coding sequence ATGCGTCTCAGGACATTTACCGCCGCTACGTTGGACGACGCCATCGCCCAGGTTCGGGACGAACTCGGCGAGGATGCGGTTATCGTTTCAACCTACCAGTCGCGGCGCGGGCGCGGTGCGCAAGTCACCGCTGCGCTCGACGAACCGAGCGACGAGCGCGCTTTTACCGACCAAGTGGTCGGCGAAGAAGCTCTGGAACCCGACGACGAAGTCGCCCAGGTATTGCGCTTTCACCGGTTGGAGGAGTCGCTCGCGACGCGACTGGCCCGCGACGCCCGGGCCGTGACCCGTGACGATACGGTCATGGCGCTGGCGGGCGCCCTAGATTCACGGATGTCGTTCGCGGCACTACCGGTTGCCGACGCCGCGCCGATCATGTTCGTCGGGCCGCCCGGCGGAGGTAAAACGGTAACGGTAATCAAAGCGGCCGCCCGCGCGGTTCTTAAGGGCTTCAGCGTGCACATTATTACGACCGACACCGTTCGGTCAGGCGCGTTCGAGCAACTCGCCGCGCTCGCGGCCATGATGGACGTGCCGCTGGACGCGGCGGAGACCCCGGCGGATTTGGCCGCCGCGATCCAAGCGGCAGAGCATGCCGACCTCATTCTGATCGATACGCCCGGCACTAACCCCTTCGCCCGGACAGAGGTCGACGACCTGTCGACCTTCGCCAAAGTATGCTCGGCGCAGCAGGTTCTCGTCCTCGCCGCCGGCGCCGACAGCGCCGATCTAGCGGAAGCTGCCGAGGTATTCGCCAGCGCAGGCGCGTCGGCTCTCCACATCACCCGGTTGGATTGCGCGCGCCGCTATGGCGGGATCGTGACGGCGGCAATTGCAGGCGGATTACCGCTCGCCGAAGTTAGCGCCTCGCCGTTCATCGCCAACGGACTGTCGCCGCTCAACCCGGTTTCTCTCGCCCGGCTCATGACCGAAACGGCATTCAAAGTGTCCGAACTCCAACGACGGGCCGCATCGTGA